TCATCAGAAATCAAAAAAATGGTTTCAATGTGAGAAGAAAGATGTTTATTTAAAACGGCAATACTTTTTTCATATTCATAATCTAATTGATTACGAATACCACGTACTAAATAATCTGCCCCTAACTCCTCAGCAATTCGAATAGTTAAGTCATTATCACATAATCTAACTGAAACATTTTCTAACTCTTTTACTTCTTCAGCAATAAAGTTTTGCCTTTCAATTGGAGTAAATAACGTTTTTTTGGTCGTATTAGTAAAGACTCCTACCACTACTTCATCAAATAATCTACTGGCTTTTTTAATAGTATTTAAATGCCCATTGGTTACTGGATCAAAACTCCCCGGAAAAAGAGCAATTCTTTTTTTAATCATCTTTTCCCTCCTTCAACTGATAAATTCTGACTTTTGTCACACCATATTGCTGTTCTCGTTGTAAGACTAATTGACCAATTATATCTGGTAATATAACATGTTTATCCATCTCACAAATGATTTTTGCCTGTTTTTTTAATAAATTTAATGATTGTAAATCCATCATATTTTTTTCTAACTCTTCTTTAGCATAAGGTGGATCTAAAAATACATAGTCACACAGCACGCCTTGTTTAGATAAAAAATGAAGTGCTTTAGATGCATCTAATTTTTTTACAATAAAAGAATCTGGTTGTTTTGTCATTGCTACGTTCTCTTCTATAACTTTTACAGCGGGGAAAAAAATATCAAAACAATACGCTTTGTCCATACCGCGTGAAACACTTTCTACTGCTAGGTTACCACTGCCACTATATAAATCCAAACACACACCACCATCAAAATAAGGTCCAATCATGTTGAAAATTGATCCTTTTATTTTATCAGATGTGGGCCTAGTATTATCCCCTTTTAATGATTGTAATTTTCTTCCCTTAAATTCACCTGCAATCACTCGCATGATATTTCTTCCTCTCTATATAAAACTGGCGATAAAAAAAGTATTTGTCTTATGTCAGACAAATACTTTAATCATCAAATTCTGCTAAGCGAATTTCTGTTTTTTGCTCTTCAAAATCTAACGGTTCATCATGACAATCTTGATTTCCTAATCTATTAGTAAAATTCATATTAATATCTGGTCTAAAAGACTTGTCTACACTTCTAACAAAAAACTGTTTATTTAATTTTTCAATTGTTTCTTCAACAGACTCTTCATCTACATATAAAACCACATATTTCATTTTTTTTGATACATAATAAACATAGCCAAATCGTTTTAGATTTCTTAATTGTTTTAAACTATACACCCAAACGATTAAACCACGTCTTGGCATTAATTCCAATTCATTTGTTAACATGACATGTCCCTCCACATCCTTTTTTAGCAAATTCAAAAAAGGGATTTCCTGCATCAACTTTTATCGTATCAGATATGGTTTGAGCAATATCTAGACTAATATAGTCTAACACATTTTGAACAGTTGTTTCACTTATTTTAAACGTTGCAACTAATTCATTCGTATCTAGTGCCCGTTTGGATTTTCTTAGTGCACGTCTTGTTTCCTTAAAATCAGGGGCATACTTCCCATAAGGTTCTATTTTTTCAAACGCTTCTTTTTTAGTTAAAAAATCTGACACTAAATCAGATACCTCGCTACTTTTATCAATCGCTTGATAGGCATGGAGATAATCTATCACAGTTTGACTATTTAATACATCTTTAGCTAACTGATTAACTTTATCTTCTAAATCAAATAATTCATCATTATAAATCATTTTTTATCACTACTTTCAGTGGTTAGTGAAGTATTTACTGCCTTTTGATTAAATAAGACCAATACTTGATTTTTATTAAAGGCAATTCCTATATACTCATCCTTCGCATCATTAATTTCTTGTTGGTCAAATCGATTAACAAACCAGTTTGACACAATAAATGGCACATCACCCATACTTTGGACGAATAAACCATGTGTTCCTTTGTCAATAGGCTTTCCTAGTTTTAATAGACGTTCTAACTCTTCATCAACTAAAATAAAACTATCACTGGGATTACTTGAATCCACTTTTTCTTGCCATTGGTCTAATCTTTCTTCTTTTTTTATAACTAGTTTGGGATCTGCATTAAACTCTTCTAGAGCTTTTTTGCTTTCTAAAGCTAATTCAGCATCTAACTTATAAGGTTTACGATTGACCCTTTCACGCATAATATTTAAAATCGTAAACATTTGTTCTGTATTTGCTTGATTAAATTGATTCCACTGCTCATCTGTTAACTCAACTGGTTGAAGAAAGACTTCTTCGTTTAATTGATAGGGAATCATTTCCACCAAAGTGCTCTTACTAACATAGCGAACTCCTAATAGTTTTCCTGTATCATAATTAAAATGTAATAAAGCAAACGTCCCGTTATCAAAAGCTATGAGTGGTCGATAATTCATATCGTCTTCTGTGAGCTCTATTTCATATTTTTTATCACGATAGTCAAACTCGAAATTAGGATAAATTGTTGTGATTTCTGATATATCACCTAATGTCATATCCATACTAAAAGGAGAAACGTCAACTTTTGTCCCTAAAACAAACACACTTGATACTTTATCATCTGTCAACTCAACTTGATAATAATCGGTGTTCTTATCTCCATAAACCAACCATTTTTTATCAATACCCACAACCCATTCATTTTTAGGATTAGGCATTTTTTCTTTTAGTTGCTTTTCTGATAACCCGATAATTGTTGCTAATCCCGTAGCATTTAGTTCATTTTGTTGATTAGATTTTGTTTGAGGTTTTACCTCATTAACAACCAATTCCTCTACTGAATTTGGAGATCTTTGTGACAAGACGACTGGTTTCATATAAAAAAATGCCAGCACTATTAAAAACACTAAAATAAATTCTCCTATACGTCGCATCTTGTCACCTCTCCTAAAAGTATTATTAAATCGTTAATTCAACTAATAAATCACCTGCTTGAATGGCTTCCTCATCTGACACCAGGACACGTTTTACAATCCCATTGCGTTTTGCATAAATAGTTGTTTCCATCTTCATAGCTTCAGTAATCATAATAGGATCACCTTTTTGCAAAGAATCTCCTGGTGTTACTAATACCTTTAAGACAGAACCTGGCATTGTTGCGGCAACGTGTGCACCATTTGTTGGCTCAGCCTTTTCTTTTGCCATAACAGTTGATTTGATATTACTATCTTTAATCACAATTTCACGGCGTTGACCATTTAAATTAAAGAATAAGACGCGATTTCCTTCAAGGTTAGGCTCACCGATTTCATCTAATGTGATAATCAATGTTTTTCCTTTTTCAATACGCACTTCAACTGTTTCTCCCACACGCATTCCTTGGAAGAAAGTTGGTGTATCAAGTAATTCCACATCACCATAAGTATTATACATTGTCATATAATCTAGAAATACTTGTGGGTACATGATATAGCTGATTACTTCTTTATCTGTCGGTTCACGGTCAATTTTAGTTGCTAATTCTGTTTTTACTTTATCAAAATCAACGGGTTCTGCTAAACTACCAGGACGAACTTCGATTGACGGACGACCATTTAAAATGGTTTCTTTTAACTTTTTAGGGAAACCGCCAGTTGGTTGACCCAAATCACCTTGGAAGAAACTAATCACTGACTCTGGGAAGTTTAACTCACTACCTCTTTCTTCCACATCTTCTTCAGTCAAATTATTTTGAACCATAAATAGTGCCATATCTCCCACTACTTTTGAAGATGGGGTTACTTTAACAATATCGCCAAATAAATAGTTCACACGTTCATACATTTTTTTGATGTCTTCCCAACGATCACCAAGCCCAACTGCTTTGGCTTGTTGTTGTAAGTTAGAATATTGTCCACCTGGCATTTCATGTTGGTAAACTTCTGTTTGAGGCGCATTAATACCATTGCCAAATGGGGCATAGAAAGCTCGCACATCTTCCCAGTAGTGATTAATTTTTTGAACAGATTCAATATTAATATCTAAATCACGGTCACCATTTTCTAACGCATAATATAAACTACTCATACTTGGTTGACTTGTTGAACCACTCATAGCACTCATCGCCACATCAACAATATCAACGCCTGCTTTAGCGGCTGCAGAATAAGTAATGATTCCATTACCTGCTGTATCATGTGTATGTAAATGAATTGGCACATCAACGGTTGCTTTTAATTCAGAAATCAAATGATACGCCGCTTGCGGTTGTAATAAACCAGCCATGTCTTTAATCGCAATAATATGAGCTCCCATATTTTCTAAATCACGTGCCATTTGTTTGTAATAAGCCATATTGTATTTTGGACGACGAGGATCTAATACATCTCCAGTATAACAAATAGTCGCTTCAGCAATTTTATCGGCATCTCTTACATACTGAATACTTTTTTCCATCTGTGGCAACCAGTTTAGACTATCAAAGATACGGAATACATCAATGCCTTCTCTAGCTGCAACCGTAATAAATTCTTCAATCACATTGTCTGGATAATTTTGATAACCCACAGCATTTGATCCTCTAAATAACATTTGGAACAAAGTATTTGGCATTAACTTACGTAATTTCTTCAATCTCACCCAAGGGTCTTCATTTAAGAAGCGATACGCTACGTCAAACGTTGCCCCACCCCACATTTCAAGTGAAAATAATTCTGGTATAAGTTCACCTGTTTCTTTTGCAATTCGTTTTAAATCATTTGTTCTGACACGTGTTGCAAGTAAACTCTGATGAGCATCTCTAAAAGTGGTGTCTGTCACTAAAACAGACGACTGATTTTTTACCCAATCGACGACAGCATCAGGTCCTTTGGCATCTAAAATCATTTTTGGTGTTTCAATTCGTTTATCTGTTGTTGTAATAATTTCAGGAATTCTAGGAGAAGAATGGTATTTTTTCTCATGTTTTCCAATTCCAGGGAAACCATTGACTGTGACTTCTCCAATATATTTCATTGTTTTATTTCCACGGTCACGCATTTTAGGGAAATTAAATAATTCGTCTGTTGTATCAATAAACGTTGTCGTTGCTTCTCCGCTCGTAAAAACTTCGTGAGATAGTACATTATAAAGAAACGGAATATTGGTTTTAACACCACGAATTCTAAATTCTTTTAGTGCACGTAACATTTTTTGGACAGTTTGCTCAAATGTAATACCATGTGTACAGACTTTAACTAATAATGAATCAAAAAATGGCGTTACCATTGCTCCTGCAAAAGCATTCCCTACGTCTAAACGAATACCATAACCACCTGGGGAACGGTATGTATCAATTTTACCAATATCAGGTAAAAAGTTATTCAATGGGTCTTCTGTTGTAATTCGACATTGAATCGCATATCCGTGAATATGAATATCTTTTTGCTCTGGTAATCCAATTTCTTTATGTAAATCTTTTCCCATCGCAATTTGTAATTGACTAGTCACAATATCAACATCAGTAATTAATTCTGTTATCGTATGTTCTACTTGGACACGTGGGTTCACTTCAATAAAATAGAAGCTATCTTTATCAACTAAAAATTCTACTGTCCCAGCATTAATATAACCAACGTGTGACATTAATTTTACTGCTGATTGACAAATTTCTTCACGTTTTTCATCCGACATAGACACACAAGGTGCAACTTCAACTACTTTTTGATGACGTCGTTGAACAGAGCAGTCACGTTCAAAAAGATGGATAACATTGCCATGTTCATCCCCTAAAATCTGTACTTCAATATGTTTTGGATTCACAATGTATTTTTCAACATAAATTTCATCACTACCAAATGCAGCTTTAGCTTCACTTTTAGCCCGTTCATACCCATCGCGTGCCTCTTCATTATTATGAGCCACACGCATACCACGTCCACCTCCACCTAAAGCGGCTTTAATCATAATTGGGTATCCGAATTCTTCCCCAAATGCGACAACATCATCCACTCCGCTGACAGGGCCATCTGTTCCTGGAATAGAAGAAATCCCTGCTTCTTGAGCTGCTAATTTTGCTTTAATTTTATCTCCAAAAATATCTAAGTGATGTAAACTTGGTCCAATAAATTTGATTCCTTCTTCGTCACAACGTCTAGCAAAATGAATATTTTCAGATAGAAAGCCATATCCCGGATGGATGGCGTCTGCTCCACATTTTTTTGCGATACGAATGATATCTTCTATATCTAAATAAGCATCAATTGGTTTTTTTCCTTTTCCAACTAAGTAAGCCTCATCTGCTTTAAAACGATGAATCGAACGATCATCTTCAGTTGCATATACTGCTACTGTTTTTAAATTTAACTCAGTACACGCTCGAAAAACTCTGATAGCTATTTCCCCGCGGTTAGCTACTAATACTTTCTTCATATTTATATCCCCCACATTTTTTATTAATCATTTAACATTAATAGCAAACGAGTCTCTTCATACTCGTTGCTTTCATATTTTTTACGTTTTTCATCTGCACTAATATTTAATGCAAAACCAACACCAATGGATAAAGTAACTAAACTCGATCCTCCTTGGCTTAAAAAAGGAAACGTCACCCCCGTTAACGGAATCAACCCAGTGACACCTCCCAAATTAACAAATATTTGTATTAGTATCATGCCTGCAACGCCTATACACATTAACGAATTAAAACTATCCGTTGAACGAATGCCAATAGCAAATATCCTTAAAATCAAAAAGAATAATAACACCAATAACATCAACGACAAAATTAACCCTAATTCTTCAACTACAATTGAAAACATAAAATCTGTCTGAGCATTCGTTAAAAAACCTTTTTTTTGAATACTCTTACCAAGACCTAAACCAAACCAACCACCATTATTCAGAGCAAAATATGAATTAATCATCTGATGTCCA
This genomic stretch from Vagococcus sp. CY52-2 harbors:
- a CDS encoding YlbF family regulator translates to MIYNDELFDLEDKVNQLAKDVLNSQTVIDYLHAYQAIDKSSEVSDLVSDFLTKKEAFEKIEPYGKYAPDFKETRRALRKSKRALDTNELVATFKISETTVQNVLDYISLDIAQTISDTIKVDAGNPFFEFAKKGCGGTCHVNK
- the rsmD gene encoding 16S rRNA (guanine(966)-N(2))-methyltransferase RsmD; amino-acid sequence: MRVIAGEFKGRKLQSLKGDNTRPTSDKIKGSIFNMIGPYFDGGVCLDLYSGSGNLAVESVSRGMDKAYCFDIFFPAVKVIEENVAMTKQPDSFIVKKLDASKALHFLSKQGVLCDYVFLDPPYAKEELEKNMMDLQSLNLLKKQAKIICEMDKHVILPDIIGQLVLQREQQYGVTKVRIYQLKEGKDD
- a CDS encoding YlbG family protein, translated to MLTNELELMPRRGLIVWVYSLKQLRNLKRFGYVYYVSKKMKYVVLYVDEESVEETIEKLNKQFFVRSVDKSFRPDINMNFTNRLGNQDCHDEPLDFEEQKTEIRLAEFDD
- the coaD gene encoding pantetheine-phosphate adenylyltransferase, producing the protein MIKKRIALFPGSFDPVTNGHLNTIKKASRLFDEVVVGVFTNTTKKTLFTPIERQNFIAEEVKELENVSVRLCDNDLTIRIAEELGADYLVRGIRNQLDYEYEKSIAVLNKHLSSHIETIFLISDEEYNHISSSMVKEIAKFQGNITDFVPEKVNDALKLKFK
- a CDS encoding pyruvate carboxylase; protein product: MKKVLVANRGEIAIRVFRACTELNLKTVAVYATEDDRSIHRFKADEAYLVGKGKKPIDAYLDIEDIIRIAKKCGADAIHPGYGFLSENIHFARRCDEEGIKFIGPSLHHLDIFGDKIKAKLAAQEAGISSIPGTDGPVSGVDDVVAFGEEFGYPIMIKAALGGGGRGMRVAHNNEEARDGYERAKSEAKAAFGSDEIYVEKYIVNPKHIEVQILGDEHGNVIHLFERDCSVQRRHQKVVEVAPCVSMSDEKREEICQSAVKLMSHVGYINAGTVEFLVDKDSFYFIEVNPRVQVEHTITELITDVDIVTSQLQIAMGKDLHKEIGLPEQKDIHIHGYAIQCRITTEDPLNNFLPDIGKIDTYRSPGGYGIRLDVGNAFAGAMVTPFFDSLLVKVCTHGITFEQTVQKMLRALKEFRIRGVKTNIPFLYNVLSHEVFTSGEATTTFIDTTDELFNFPKMRDRGNKTMKYIGEVTVNGFPGIGKHEKKYHSSPRIPEIITTTDKRIETPKMILDAKGPDAVVDWVKNQSSVLVTDTTFRDAHQSLLATRVRTNDLKRIAKETGELIPELFSLEMWGGATFDVAYRFLNEDPWVRLKKLRKLMPNTLFQMLFRGSNAVGYQNYPDNVIEEFITVAAREGIDVFRIFDSLNWLPQMEKSIQYVRDADKIAEATICYTGDVLDPRRPKYNMAYYKQMARDLENMGAHIIAIKDMAGLLQPQAAYHLISELKATVDVPIHLHTHDTAGNGIITYSAAAKAGVDIVDVAMSAMSGSTSQPSMSSLYYALENGDRDLDINIESVQKINHYWEDVRAFYAPFGNGINAPQTEVYQHEMPGGQYSNLQQQAKAVGLGDRWEDIKKMYERVNYLFGDIVKVTPSSKVVGDMALFMVQNNLTEEDVEERGSELNFPESVISFFQGDLGQPTGGFPKKLKETILNGRPSIEVRPGSLAEPVDFDKVKTELATKIDREPTDKEVISYIMYPQVFLDYMTMYNTYGDVELLDTPTFFQGMRVGETVEVRIEKGKTLIITLDEIGEPNLEGNRVLFFNLNGQRREIVIKDSNIKSTVMAKEKAEPTNGAHVAATMPGSVLKVLVTPGDSLQKGDPIMITEAMKMETTIYAKRNGIVKRVLVSDEEAIQAGDLLVELTI
- a CDS encoding CAP-associated domain-containing protein; the encoded protein is MRRIGEFILVFLIVLAFFYMKPVVLSQRSPNSVEELVVNEVKPQTKSNQQNELNATGLATIIGLSEKQLKEKMPNPKNEWVVGIDKKWLVYGDKNTDYYQVELTDDKVSSVFVLGTKVDVSPFSMDMTLGDISEITTIYPNFEFDYRDKKYEIELTEDDMNYRPLIAFDNGTFALLHFNYDTGKLLGVRYVSKSTLVEMIPYQLNEEVFLQPVELTDEQWNQFNQANTEQMFTILNIMRERVNRKPYKLDAELALESKKALEEFNADPKLVIKKEERLDQWQEKVDSSNPSDSFILVDEELERLLKLGKPIDKGTHGLFVQSMGDVPFIVSNWFVNRFDQQEINDAKDEYIGIAFNKNQVLVLFNQKAVNTSLTTESSDKK